TTATTAATATAAGAGGGATTAATTTACATATTGTTGATACAGTTTGTATTGCACCACTTGTTTTAGAACCAAAAGTATTTAATACACCTATTAATAATATAACTCCTACTGTCATAGGTATTACTAAAGATTCATTACCTAATAATATAGCAGCTTGTTGACCAAACATAACTGATATAGCAGCTATTGTAGCTGGGAAGAATAATACAGATTGCATCCATCCAGTTAAGAAACCAAGTTTTTTACCGTATATTTCTTCTATATATACCATCATTCCACCTGTTTTAGGTATTGCAGCTGATACTTCTGCTGCAGTAAGTCCAGCAGTTATTGTCATGATACCTGCTAAAACCCATGCTATCATTCCAAGTCCTGGTGCTCCACCAGTTATTTCATAAACTGCTTGTGGTTTAAAAAATACTCCACCACCTATAACCATACCAACAACTGTTGATAAAGCAGCAGCAGCACCTAAGTTTTTTTGAAGTTGTTTATTCTCCATTTATTTAGATTCCTTTCTTTTGTTAAATTTTTATATTTATAAGTATATTATCTATTATAACGCTTTCATGAAAAAATTCAACGTTTTTTCTTCTTTTTACGACAAAAAATACGATATTAAATTCAATATTAAAATAAATTAAATAGAATTTGCTTAAAATAAGCATTTTAAATACTTTAGTATAAAATAAATGTAAAAAATTCCATAATTTTAAATATATAATAATATGCTAAAAATATAATTAATATTAAAAGATATTTTTTGCATATTATAAGTATCTAATAAAAGTATAGATAGAAGTTATAATATTATTTGTAATAATTTTAAAATTATGCATAAAATAGAACATTTCTAAAGAATATTGCTTAATATAAATAAAAAAACTACTCACTTAAGTGAGTAGTTTTTTTATTTATATTAAGCANTTACCGTATATTTCTTCTATATATACCATCATTCCACCTGTTTTAGGTATTGCAGCTGATACTTCTGCTGCAGTAAGTCCAGCAGTTATTGTCATTATACCTGCTAAAACCCATGCTAACATTCCAAGTCCTGGCGCACCACCAGTTATTTCATAAACAGCTTGAGGTTTAAAGAATACTCCACCACCTATAACCATACCAACAACTGTTGATAAAGCAGCAGCAGCACCTAAGTTTTTTTGAAGTTGTTTATTCTCCATTTATTTAGATTCCTTTCTTTTGTTAAATTTTTATATTTATAAGTATATTATCTATTATAACGCTTTCATGAAAAAATTCAACGTTTTTTCTTCTTTTTACGACAAAAAATACGATATTAAATTCAATATTAAAATAAATTAAATAGAATTTGCTTAAAATAAGCATTTTAAATACTTTAGTATAAAATAAATGTAAAAAATTCCATAATTTTAAATATATAATAATATGCTAAAAATATAATTAATATTAAAAGATATTTTTTGCATATTATAAGTATCTAATAAAAGTATAGATAGAAGTTATAATATTATTTGTAATAATTTTAAAATTATGCATAAAATAGAACATTTCTAAAGAATATTGCTTAATATAAATAAAAAAACTACTCACTTAAGTGAGTAGTTTTTTTATTTATATTAAGCAGCTTTTTTTGCTTCTTCTTTATTTTTATTCATATAAGAGTAAACTGGTAAACCTATAAGAGTTATAACTAATCCTCCTAAAGCGATCATAGTATTAGTTATTCCAGATAAGAATAATTGGTTTACTACAACAAATCCCCCAGCCGCTATAGCTATTATTGGAACTATAGGGTATAGAGGTACCTTGTATGGTCTGTGTAAGTTTGGTTGATCTTTTCTAAGTTTTATAACACCTATGAATGTTAATGTATAGAATGCCCAAACTGCGAATACAGCTAAGTCAGTTAATAAGTTAAATTGTCCTGATAATGCATATAAGCATGATAATATTGCCATTGTGAATGTTGCATTAGTTGGAACTCCATTTTTACTTAATTTACCTAATGCTGCAGGTAAATTCTTTTGTTCACCTAAAGTGTAAACTATTCTTGGTCCAGTTAATAAGTATCCATTAAGAGCACCAAATACAGATATTAATATACCTACAGTTATAAATTTACCACCCATTGGTCCAAATAATTGCTCAGCAACTGCTGAAGCAGGAGAAGAGTATTGAGCTAATTGATCAGCTGGTAATACCCAAAGGTAAGCTAAGTTTATAACTACATATACTGCCATAACTAAAGATAAACCACCAACTATTGCTTTTGGTAAATCTTTTCCTGGATCCTTCATTTCACCAGCTAAAGCACCAACGTTTATCCATCCATCGTAAGCAAATAATATAGCAACTAATAATTGTCCGATTACTCCCATAGGGCTTATACCTTCAGCAACCATAGGTTGTACTATAGGGTTATTTCCTTGACCTTTTATAAATCCAAATATCATTATTAGTATAAGAGGAAGTAATTTACCTACTGTTGATATAGTTTGTATTAAACCACTAGTTTTAGAACCAAGAGTATTTAACACAGATATTAATAATATGATTCCTAATGCAATAGGCATTGATAAAGATTCATTACCTAATAATCCAGCAGATTGTTGTCCGAACATAACTGCTAAAGCAGCTATTGTAGCTGGGAAGAATAATACTGATTGCATCCATCCAGTTAAGAAACCAAGTTTTTTACCGTATATTTCTTCTATATATACCATCATTCCACCTGTTTTAGGTATTGCAGCTGATACTTCTGCTGCAGTAAGNTGCTTAATATAAATAAAAAAACTACTCACTTAAGTGAGTAGTTTTTTTATTTATATTAAGCAGCTTTTTTTGCTTCTTCTTTATTTTTATTCATATAAGAGTAAACTGGTAAACCTATAAGAGTTATAACTAATCCTCCTAAAGCGATCATAGTATTAGTTATTCCAGATAAGAATAATTGGTTTACTACAACAAATACACCAGCCGCTATAGCTATTATTGGAACTATAGGGTATAGAGGTACCTTGTATGGTCTGTGTAAGTTTGGTTGATCTTTTCTAAGTTTTATAACACCTATGAATGTTAATGTATAGAATGCCCAAACTGCGAATACAGCTAAGTCAGTTAATAAGTTAAATTGTCCTGATAATGCATATAAGCATGATAATATTGCCATTGTGAATGTTGCATTAGTTGGAACTCCATTTTTACTTAATTTACCTAATGCTGCAGGTAAATTCTTTTGTTCACCTAAAGTGTAAACTATTCTTGGTCCAGTTAATAAGTATCCATTAAGAGCACCAAATACAGATATTAATATACCTACAGTTATAAATTTACCACCCATTGGTCCAAATAATTGCTCAGCAACTGCTGAAGCAGGAGAAGAGTATTGAGCTAATTGATCAGCTGGTAATACCCAAAGGTAAGCTAAGTTTATAACTACATATACTGCCATAACTAAAGATAAACCACCAACTATTGCTTTTGGTAAATCTTTTCCTGGATCCTTCATTTCACCAGCTAAAGCACCAACGTTTATCCATCCATCGTAAGCAAATAATATAGCAACTAATAATTGTCCGATTACTCCCATAGGGCTTATACCTTCAGCAACCATAGGTTGTACTATAGGGTTATTTCCTTGACCTTTTATAAATCCAAATATCATTATTAGTATAAGAGGAAGTAATTTACCTACTGTTGATATAGTTTGTATTAAACCACTAGTTTTAGAACCAAGAGTATTTAACACAGATATTAATAATATGATTCCTAATGCAATAGGCATTGATAAAGATTCATTACCTAATAATCCAGCAGATTGTTGTCCGAACATAACTGCTAAAGCAGCTATTGTAGCTGGGAAGAATAATACTGATTGCATCCATCCAGTTAAGAAACCAAGTTTTTTACCGTATATTTCTTCTATATATACCATCATTCCACCTGTTTTAGGTATTGCAGCTGATACTTCTGCTGCAGTAAGCCCAGCAGCTATTGTTATTATACCTGCTAAAACCCACATTAACATTCCAAGTCCTGGTGCACCACCAGTTAAAGTGTAAACAGCTTGAGGTTTAAAGAATACTCCACCGCCTATAACCATACCAACAACTGTTGATAAAGCAGCGGCAGCACCTAAGCTTTTTTGAAGTTGTTTGTTCTCCATTTTTTGATTCCTTTCTTGGTTAAATTTTTATTTTTTATAATCACATTAACTATTATAACGGTTTCCAGATAAAATTCAATACTTTTTTTCTGCTTTTAGCGACAAAAAAAAACATAAACAAAACGTTTTAGTAAATAAAAATAAGCCAAAGTAGCTTTTAACTTATATTTTAAAAATTTTTAAGATAAGTAGATGTAAAAAATTTCTACAAATCTAAACCTAGAATGATATACTAAAAAATATAATAAAGTAATAAAATGGCAATACTAAAAGAGATCTATAATTATGAGGTGATATAATATGAATGTAGAAAAAATAATCAATGAATTAATAGATAAAATAAATTATCATAATGAAAAATATTACAATGAAGATAGTCCAGAGATATCAGATATAGAATATGATAATTTAGTAAAAGAGTTGATTAAATTAGAGGAAGAAAATCCACAATTTAAGAGGATTGATTCTCCAACTAATAGAGT
The Romboutsia ilealis genome window above contains:
- a CDS encoding APC family permease, whose amino-acid sequence is MENKQLQKSLGAAAALSTVVGMVIGGGVFFKPQAVYTLTGGAPGLGMLMWVLAGIITIAAGLTAAEVSAAIPKTGGMMVYIEEIYGKKLGFLTGWMQSVLFFPATIAALAVMFGQQSAGLLGNESLSMPIALGIILLISVLNTLGSKTSGLIQTISTVGKLLPLILIMIFGFIKGQGNNPIVQPMVAEGISPMGVIGQLLVAILFAYDGWINVGALAGEMKDPGKDLPKAIVGGLSLVMAVYVVINLAYLWVLPADQLAQYSSPASAVAEQLFGPMGGKFITVGILISVFGALNGYLLTGPRIVYTLGEQKNLPAALGKLSKNGVPTNATFTMAILSCLYALSGQFNLLTDLAVFAVWAFYTLTFIGVIKLRKDQPNLHRPYKVPLYPIVPIIAIAAGVFVVVNQLFLSGITNTMIALGGLVITLIGLPVYSYMNKNKEEAKKAA